In one Paraburkholderia megapolitana genomic region, the following are encoded:
- a CDS encoding LysR family transcriptional regulator yields the protein METRNLKYFLAIADAGSVTRAADTLGVAQPALSQALTRMERDLGVKLFTRTRRGAALTPAGLAIVDDVRLSVARIDAASHRAREIGAQRGGRLTVGFASAALFDVLPRALAALRAAVPDVALALREMSNAEQVSALERGEIDIGLLHTPVAVGGRMREKLIARERLVAVLPASFPVGPDGRVTLQELSEHGLVWFPHEQLPVIRAGILSAFRQAGHEAEIVQDANRSLTVLACVAAGCGVSLLPYSVRTLQFNGVRLCEVSDGATLPRFELSAVWPHRSRAALADRFAGLIEPRGLD from the coding sequence ATGGAAACACGCAACCTCAAATACTTCCTCGCGATCGCCGATGCGGGCAGCGTGACGCGCGCGGCCGATACGCTCGGCGTCGCGCAGCCGGCGTTGAGCCAGGCGCTGACCCGCATGGAACGGGACCTCGGTGTCAAGCTGTTCACGCGCACGCGGCGGGGCGCGGCGTTGACACCGGCCGGTCTCGCGATCGTCGACGACGTGCGGCTCAGCGTCGCGCGTATCGACGCCGCTTCGCACCGCGCCCGCGAAATCGGTGCGCAGCGCGGCGGACGGTTGACGGTGGGTTTTGCATCAGCGGCGCTGTTCGACGTGCTGCCGCGCGCGCTGGCGGCGTTGCGCGCCGCGGTGCCGGACGTTGCGCTCGCGCTGCGTGAAATGAGCAACGCGGAGCAGGTGAGTGCGCTCGAGCGCGGTGAAATCGATATCGGGCTATTGCACACGCCCGTTGCGGTAGGCGGGCGGATGCGGGAGAAGCTGATTGCCCGCGAGCGTCTCGTGGCGGTGCTGCCCGCTTCGTTTCCGGTCGGGCCGGATGGCCGCGTCACGTTGCAGGAGTTATCGGAGCACGGGCTCGTGTGGTTTCCGCACGAGCAGTTGCCGGTGATACGCGCCGGTATCCTGAGTGCGTTCCGTCAGGCCGGGCACGAGGCGGAGATCGTGCAGGACGCGAACCGCTCGCTGACCGTGCTGGCCTGCGTAGCCGCGGGTTGCGGTGTGTCGCTCTTGCCGTATTCGGTGCGCACGCTGCAGTTCAACGGCGTGCGGCTGTGCGAGGTCAGCGACGGCGCGACGCTGCCGCGCTTCGAATTGAGCGCGGTGTGGCCGCATCGCTCGCGGGCGGCGCTGGCCGACCGCTTCGCGGGGTTGATCGAGCCGCGAGGGCTCGATTAA
- a CDS encoding type II toxin-antitoxin system VapC family toxin: MVYVDTSVLVALCVNEPTRAAIARWYATCSEELASAAWCVTEFASALGIKQRTAQISAEQGASAWQAFERLCTGDLRLLPVEPSTFHRAAALTLDASTGLRAGDALHLASALDARAGVIATLDDVLARNAKQVNIEPLEF, from the coding sequence ATGGTGTATGTCGACACGAGTGTGCTGGTGGCGCTGTGCGTGAACGAGCCGACCCGCGCTGCGATTGCGCGTTGGTATGCGACGTGTTCCGAAGAACTGGCCTCGGCGGCCTGGTGTGTGACCGAATTTGCCAGTGCCCTTGGCATCAAGCAACGGACAGCGCAAATATCTGCTGAGCAAGGCGCGTCGGCATGGCAGGCATTCGAGCGTCTTTGTACCGGGGATTTGCGGCTATTGCCGGTAGAGCCATCTACTTTTCATCGCGCGGCGGCACTGACTCTGGATGCATCAACGGGACTTCGAGCGGGTGATGCGCTGCACCTTGCCTCTGCTTTGGATGCGAGGGCCGGCGTCATCGCGACGCTCGATGACGTGCTGGCCCGCAACGCGAAACAAGTAAATATCGAGCCGCTCGAGTTCTGA
- a CDS encoding MFS transporter — protein MAKALAEAIVPTIGSTASPVRIRSIVGGLAGNLIEWYDFLAYSIFSIYFAPAFFPSDKPTVQLMNTAAIAAVGYIARPLGSWLIGLYADRRGRKSALTGSVLAMCIGSLMIALTPGYATIGVFAPLMLIAARLLQGLSMGGEYGTSATYLSEIAPANRRGFYLGFLQVSVVAGQLLALGLMLLMQHVLLTAAQIERWGWRIPFVVGGALALFALYMRRNVVETEAFTHGAQHAGSSVAREMLLHWRQILLALGITVGGTVAFYTYTVYMQKFLVNTVGLGKETATFVSAGALLLYMPLQPLFGLASDVVGRRPVLICFGVCSTLFSVPLFNALSHTHSATTAFLLSFAGLVMLSGFTSVHMLAKTELFPVRIRALAVGLPYALTTAILGGTTEFVALRFKADGHEAWFYWYVTVWAGISLLVYLGMPETRFRAVGSAA, from the coding sequence ATGGCTAAAGCGCTCGCCGAGGCAATCGTGCCGACCATCGGATCGACCGCTTCGCCGGTTCGAATCCGTTCGATCGTCGGTGGGCTCGCCGGCAATCTGATCGAGTGGTACGACTTTCTCGCGTACAGCATCTTCTCGATCTATTTCGCCCCCGCGTTCTTCCCCAGCGACAAACCCACCGTGCAACTGATGAACACCGCCGCCATCGCCGCGGTCGGCTACATCGCGCGACCGCTGGGCAGCTGGCTGATCGGCCTGTACGCCGACCGGCGCGGCCGCAAATCGGCGCTGACGGGCTCGGTGCTGGCGATGTGCATCGGCTCGCTGATGATCGCGCTCACGCCCGGCTACGCAACGATCGGTGTGTTCGCGCCGCTCATGTTGATCGCCGCGCGTTTGCTGCAAGGGCTCAGCATGGGCGGCGAGTACGGTACCAGTGCGACCTATCTGAGCGAGATCGCGCCCGCGAACCGGCGCGGCTTCTACCTTGGCTTTCTGCAGGTCAGTGTGGTGGCGGGACAATTGCTCGCGCTCGGGCTGATGCTGCTGATGCAGCACGTGCTGCTCACTGCTGCGCAGATCGAACGCTGGGGCTGGCGCATTCCGTTCGTCGTCGGTGGGGCGCTCGCGCTGTTTGCACTTTATATGCGCCGCAACGTGGTGGAAACCGAAGCGTTCACGCACGGCGCGCAGCATGCCGGTTCATCGGTTGCGCGCGAGATGCTGCTGCACTGGCGGCAGATCCTGCTTGCTTTAGGCATCACGGTTGGTGGAACTGTCGCGTTCTACACCTACACGGTGTACATGCAGAAGTTTCTTGTGAATACCGTGGGGCTCGGTAAGGAGACTGCAACGTTCGTATCGGCGGGAGCGCTGCTGCTCTATATGCCGCTGCAGCCGCTGTTCGGCCTTGCATCGGATGTAGTCGGACGGCGACCGGTGCTGATCTGCTTCGGCGTCTGCAGCACGCTGTTTTCGGTGCCGCTCTTCAATGCGTTGAGCCATACGCATAGCGCGACTACGGCGTTCCTGCTGTCGTTCGCGGGGCTCGTGATGCTGAGCGGTTTCACTTCTGTCCACATGCTCGCGAAAACCGAGCTGTTTCCGGTGCGCATCCGCGCGCTGGCGGTTGGACTGCCGTATGCACTGACTACCGCGATACTGGGCGGCACCACCGAGTTCGTCGCGCTGCGCTTCAAGGCAGACGGCCATGAAGCGTGGTTCTACTGGTATGTGACGGTGTGGGCGGGGATCTCGCTGCTTGTGTATCTGGGGATGCCGGAGACGCGGTTTCGTGCGGTGGGTTCGGCGGCGTAG
- a CDS encoding AbrB/MazE/SpoVT family DNA-binding domain-containing protein, giving the protein MDLQIAKWGNSLALRIPADYVRRLGIKEGDHVQADLTADGGISIRAAKWDRAAFVRELEKMHDTMPVTESVIEELRRGARY; this is encoded by the coding sequence ATGGACCTGCAAATCGCAAAATGGGGCAACAGTCTCGCGCTACGCATTCCCGCCGACTATGTACGTCGGCTTGGAATCAAGGAAGGCGACCACGTACAGGCAGACTTGACCGCCGATGGCGGCATCAGCATTCGTGCCGCGAAGTGGGACCGCGCCGCGTTCGTTCGGGAACTGGAAAAGATGCACGACACCATGCCGGTGACGGAGTCCGTCATTGAAGAACTGCGGCGCGGAGCACGCTACTGA
- a CDS encoding MFS transporter produces the protein MNWYRDISTAEKRTLWGCFAGWALDGVDTQLFSLVIPTLLVTWGIGKGQAGLIGGATLVAGALGGLLAGWLSDRYGRVRALQITVIWFSLFTFLSAFAQNFEQLLVLKALQGLGFGGEWTAGAVLLSETIRAQHRGKAMGIVQSAWGFGWAGAVLLYTVTFTWISPEWAWRVLFAIGAVPALLVLYVRRSIKEPPRAPVLRDPGQVRATASHIFDRSVIRTTIVGALIGVGAHGGYHAITTWLPTYLKTERHLSVLGTGAYLTVMITAFIAGCFVSAWLQDRIGRRRNVILFAVCCAATVNLYTFLPMGNTAMLILSFPLGLFAAGIPATLGALFNELYPQGIRGTGVGFCYNFGRIVSAGFPVLVGHMGNSMPLGSALGIDAGIAYGLVVVAALMLPETKGRKLAAAEPAGSAASTASNASAAPVARRV, from the coding sequence ATGAACTGGTATCGGGATATTTCGACGGCGGAAAAGCGCACGTTGTGGGGCTGCTTTGCGGGCTGGGCACTCGACGGCGTCGACACCCAGCTCTTCAGCCTCGTGATTCCGACGCTGCTCGTCACCTGGGGGATCGGCAAGGGTCAGGCGGGGTTGATCGGCGGGGCGACGCTCGTGGCTGGCGCGCTCGGCGGGCTGCTGGCGGGCTGGCTTTCCGACCGGTACGGACGCGTGCGCGCGTTGCAGATCACGGTGATCTGGTTTTCGCTGTTCACGTTTCTCAGTGCCTTCGCGCAGAACTTCGAACAGTTGCTGGTGCTGAAGGCGCTGCAGGGGCTCGGCTTTGGCGGCGAATGGACAGCAGGTGCGGTGCTGCTTAGCGAGACGATCCGCGCCCAGCATCGCGGCAAGGCGATGGGCATCGTGCAGAGCGCATGGGGCTTCGGCTGGGCTGGGGCTGTACTGCTGTACACAGTAACGTTCACGTGGATATCGCCCGAGTGGGCATGGCGCGTGCTGTTCGCGATCGGTGCTGTGCCCGCGCTACTGGTGCTGTATGTACGCCGCTCGATTAAAGAGCCACCACGCGCACCCGTACTGCGCGATCCAGGGCAGGTCCGTGCGACCGCGTCGCATATCTTCGATCGCTCGGTCATCCGCACGACGATCGTCGGTGCACTGATCGGCGTCGGCGCGCATGGCGGCTATCACGCGATCACCACGTGGCTGCCGACCTATCTGAAGACCGAGCGACATCTGTCGGTGCTCGGCACCGGCGCGTACCTCACGGTCATGATCACGGCGTTCATCGCCGGGTGTTTCGTCAGTGCGTGGCTACAGGACCGCATCGGCCGACGCAGGAACGTGATCCTGTTCGCCGTATGCTGCGCGGCCACCGTGAACCTGTACACCTTCCTGCCGATGGGCAACACCGCGATGCTGATCCTGAGTTTCCCGCTCGGGCTCTTCGCAGCGGGGATCCCGGCGACGCTCGGTGCGCTCTTCAACGAGCTCTATCCGCAGGGAATACGCGGTACCGGTGTCGGCTTCTGCTACAACTTCGGGCGCATCGTATCGGCGGGATTTCCGGTGCTGGTCGGACACATGGGCAACTCGATGCCGCTCGGTTCGGCGCTCGGCATCGATGCGGGCATCGCCTATGGGCTCGTCGTAGTCGCGGCGCTGATGCTGCCCGAAACCAAAGGGCGCAAGCTTGCTGCGGCGGAGCCTGCTGGTTCCGCTGCGTCTACGGCATCGAATGCATCTGCGGCGCCGGTGGCGCGGCGCGTGTGA
- a CDS encoding S53 family peptidase, with protein sequence MKKVTHVDSTFSKGFTKALLPLAIAATLIPLSAQAANTSNNWVATRTGAFLQAAAPSANTATQSEAQSTATKTGAFTLGASAATGVVNALVTPLELSQPLHITVVLKNRNQDQLDTFLRELAQPGSPNYRQFLKPSQFKARFAPTDAQVQAVVEHLRANGFSNIQVSANNKLVSAEGNANNAQSGFHASLKRFNYRGKQVYANDSAALIPASLGSTVDAVLGLQNAVVPHKTIHRVLPGSAVAREAHATTNAAASQVAHQPTDFATIYDAASLPAASNTTVGIITWGDMTQTISDLNTFTQNAGLPTVNTSTVAGGQGTLADDGDPAEWDLDSQDIIGTSGGVQQLIFYAAVNGDSQDSGLTDATLTAAYNKAVTDNVAKVINVSLGLDEASANSDGSLQADDSVFQQAVAQGQIFSVSSGDAGVYQWSTSPQGAPGYIGTNDGSGVQTTINLSQYSVSSPASSPYVVAVGGTTLSTKNTTTWSGETVWNEGTAFADLDSNGNPVDDAVRIWATGGGVSQYETAPSWQTTALGSSVTKRVLPDVAFDAASATGALIVIDGQAGQQVGGTSLASPIFVGGWARVESAHNNSLSLPTSGFYQTFPTTTTSIHDVTSGNNGYGGKGYNAKVGWDDTTGFGSLDFGKLSASYGQ encoded by the coding sequence ATGAAGAAAGTTACGCACGTCGACAGTACGTTTTCAAAGGGCTTTACCAAAGCACTCCTACCGTTGGCTATCGCTGCGACGCTAATACCCCTCAGCGCGCAGGCCGCGAATACTTCGAATAACTGGGTCGCAACCCGGACCGGCGCTTTCCTGCAGGCCGCGGCGCCATCCGCCAATACGGCTACGCAGTCCGAAGCCCAGAGCACCGCGACGAAAACGGGCGCCTTTACGCTCGGCGCCAGCGCTGCCACCGGAGTCGTGAATGCCCTTGTTACGCCTCTCGAATTAAGCCAGCCACTGCATATCACGGTGGTCCTGAAAAACCGCAATCAGGATCAACTCGACACTTTCCTGCGCGAACTCGCGCAACCGGGCAGCCCGAATTACCGTCAATTTCTGAAGCCGTCGCAGTTCAAAGCGCGCTTCGCGCCCACCGATGCCCAGGTTCAAGCCGTGGTCGAGCATCTGCGCGCCAACGGTTTTAGCAACATCCAGGTATCGGCGAACAACAAGCTGGTTTCCGCAGAAGGCAATGCCAATAACGCGCAGAGCGGTTTTCACGCAAGCCTGAAGCGCTTTAACTATCGCGGCAAACAGGTCTACGCCAACGACTCGGCAGCGTTGATTCCGGCGTCGCTGGGCTCGACTGTCGACGCCGTGCTCGGCTTGCAGAACGCCGTCGTTCCGCACAAGACGATCCACCGCGTGCTGCCTGGCAGCGCTGTTGCGCGTGAAGCACACGCGACGACCAACGCCGCCGCATCGCAGGTCGCCCACCAGCCGACCGACTTCGCGACGATCTACGACGCAGCCAGCTTGCCGGCCGCGAGCAACACCACGGTGGGCATCATCACCTGGGGTGACATGACCCAGACCATCTCGGATCTGAACACCTTCACGCAGAACGCCGGACTGCCGACCGTCAATACCTCGACGGTTGCCGGCGGTCAGGGAACGCTCGCCGACGACGGCGACCCGGCCGAATGGGATCTGGATAGCCAGGACATCATCGGGACGTCCGGTGGCGTGCAACAACTGATCTTCTATGCAGCGGTCAACGGCGACAGCCAGGATAGCGGCCTGACCGACGCGACCTTGACGGCGGCCTACAACAAGGCCGTCACCGACAACGTGGCGAAGGTCATCAACGTCTCGCTCGGTCTCGACGAAGCATCGGCGAATTCGGATGGCTCGCTGCAGGCTGACGACTCGGTCTTCCAGCAAGCGGTCGCACAAGGCCAGATCTTCTCGGTGTCCTCGGGTGACGCGGGCGTGTATCAGTGGTCCACTTCGCCGCAGGGCGCGCCGGGCTATATCGGCACGAACGACGGCAGCGGCGTCCAGACGACGATCAACCTGTCGCAGTACAGCGTCTCGTCGCCGGCCAGCTCGCCTTATGTCGTGGCCGTGGGCGGCACGACACTGTCGACGAAGAATACGACGACGTGGTCTGGTGAAACGGTGTGGAACGAAGGCACGGCATTCGCCGACCTCGACTCCAATGGCAACCCGGTCGACGATGCCGTGCGCATCTGGGCCACGGGCGGCGGCGTAAGCCAGTACGAAACGGCGCCGAGCTGGCAAACCACGGCACTGGGTTCGTCGGTGACCAAACGCGTCTTGCCGGACGTCGCGTTCGATGCGGCTTCCGCAACGGGCGCCCTGATCGTCATCGATGGCCAGGCGGGTCAACAGGTGGGCGGTACGAGCCTCGCGTCGCCGATTTTCGTCGGCGGCTGGGCGCGCGTGGAATCGGCGCACAACAACAGCCTGAGCCTGCCAACGTCCGGCTTCTATCAGACGTTCCCGACCACCACGACGTCGATCCATGACGTGACTTCGGGCAACAACGGCTACGGCGGCAAGGGCTATAACGCCAAGGTCGGCTGGGATGACACCACTGGCTTCGGCAGCCTGGACTTCGGCAAGCTGAGCGCGTCGTATGGCCAGTAA
- a CDS encoding amidohydrolase family protein: protein MTQSPVLPAFDAARSGDTPATAVARWYRTDPVCITAVDTHAHVFVRGLPLAPQRRHAPDYDATLADYVAHLYANRISHAVLVQPSFLGTDNSFLLDVLRRYPRRFRGVIVVDPAIDHEQLAMLARAGVVGIRLNLLGLPLPDLRDARWRALFERINAFGWHVEVHREAADLPQIVGALLDADCTVVVDHFGRPDPLVAADDPGLRFLLGTASSGRVWVKLSAAYRSAVDTDGMQHGQRLAALLLEHFTPTRLVWGSDWPHTQHQHLVDYDTTCAALAQWVPEREARETILVGSPRRLFRFD, encoded by the coding sequence ATGACCCAGAGTCCCGTTCTTCCCGCGTTTGACGCTGCCCGCTCTGGCGACACCCCGGCCACCGCGGTCGCGCGCTGGTATCGCACGGACCCGGTCTGCATCACCGCCGTCGATACGCACGCGCATGTATTCGTGCGCGGCCTGCCGCTCGCGCCGCAGCGCCGTCACGCACCCGACTACGATGCGACACTCGCTGACTACGTCGCCCATCTGTACGCGAATCGCATCTCGCATGCCGTACTGGTGCAGCCGAGTTTTCTCGGCACCGACAACAGCTTTCTGCTCGACGTGTTGCGGCGTTATCCGCGGCGCTTTCGCGGTGTCATCGTGGTCGATCCCGCGATCGACCACGAGCAACTCGCGATGCTCGCGCGTGCCGGCGTAGTCGGCATCCGGCTGAATCTGCTCGGTCTGCCGCTGCCCGATCTACGCGATGCACGCTGGCGGGCGCTGTTCGAACGGATCAACGCGTTTGGCTGGCATGTCGAGGTGCATCGCGAAGCGGCCGATCTGCCGCAGATTGTCGGCGCATTGCTCGACGCGGACTGCACCGTGGTCGTCGATCATTTCGGCCGCCCCGATCCGCTTGTTGCCGCCGACGATCCGGGCCTGCGCTTCCTGCTTGGCACTGCGTCCAGCGGGCGCGTGTGGGTCAAGCTGTCCGCGGCCTATCGCAGTGCCGTCGACACCGACGGTATGCAACACGGACAGCGGCTCGCCGCGCTGCTGCTCGAACACTTCACGCCGACGCGCCTTGTCTGGGGTAGCGACTGGCCGCATACGCAGCACCAGCATCTCGTCGATTACGATACCACCTGTGCGGCGCTCGCGCAGTGGGTGCCGGAGCGCGAGGCACGCGAAACGATCCTTGTAGGTTCGCCGCGCCGGCTGTTTCGTTTCGATTAG
- the ftrA gene encoding transcriptional regulator FtrA → MDRHLVVALVYDRLCTFEFGCVTELFALERPELDVEWYRFAVCASEPGPIRAAGGITVAAPYTLRMLERAATIVVPGWRDPDEAPPEPLLRKIRAAYRRGARLCSICSGVFVLAAAGVLDGKTVTTHWRYAEKLQKRYPQLNVKPDALYVDEGQVITSAGSAAGIDMLLHLVRRDYGSAIANRVAQRLVVPPHREGGQAQFLPRPLPADDSGRLAKLMDWVRVNPALPHTLHSLAKHAAMSPRTLQRQFRDATGMAPYEWLLRERVAIARELLETHARLPMARIAERAGFGSEESLRRHFRRIALTSPGAYRRKFGDGAA, encoded by the coding sequence ATGGACCGTCATCTCGTCGTTGCCCTTGTCTACGATCGGCTTTGCACATTTGAATTCGGATGCGTGACCGAACTGTTCGCGCTGGAGCGCCCGGAACTCGATGTCGAGTGGTACCGGTTCGCGGTCTGCGCGAGCGAGCCCGGTCCGATTCGCGCGGCCGGCGGTATTACCGTCGCGGCGCCCTATACGCTGCGCATGCTCGAGCGCGCCGCGACGATCGTCGTACCGGGCTGGCGAGACCCCGATGAAGCGCCTCCCGAGCCGCTGCTGCGCAAGATCCGCGCGGCGTATCGACGCGGCGCGCGGCTCTGCTCGATCTGCTCCGGTGTGTTCGTGCTCGCCGCCGCGGGAGTGCTCGACGGCAAGACGGTGACGACGCACTGGCGCTATGCGGAGAAGCTGCAAAAGCGCTACCCGCAACTGAACGTGAAACCCGATGCGCTGTACGTCGATGAAGGGCAGGTGATTACATCGGCGGGATCGGCGGCGGGGATCGACATGCTATTGCATCTCGTGCGCCGCGACTACGGCAGTGCAATTGCGAATCGCGTCGCGCAACGTCTGGTCGTGCCGCCACATCGCGAGGGCGGGCAGGCGCAGTTCCTCCCACGTCCGTTACCCGCCGACGACAGCGGGCGCCTCGCCAAACTGATGGACTGGGTGCGCGTGAACCCGGCGTTGCCGCATACGCTGCATTCGCTGGCAAAGCATGCCGCGATGAGCCCGCGCACATTGCAACGCCAGTTTCGCGACGCTACCGGTATGGCGCCGTACGAATGGCTGCTGCGCGAGCGCGTAGCGATTGCGCGCGAGTTGCTGGAAACGCATGCGCGCCTGCCGATGGCGCGGATTGCCGAGCGGGCGGGCTTCGGTTCGGAGGAATCGTTGCGCCGGCATTTCCGTCGCATTGCATTGACGAGTCCTGGCGCTTATCGACGCAAGTTCGGTGACGGCGCAGCGTAA